Proteins encoded in a region of the Arvicanthis niloticus isolate mArvNil1 chromosome 16, mArvNil1.pat.X, whole genome shotgun sequence genome:
- the Cln8 gene encoding protein CLN8, whose protein sequence is MTPVSNHGMAESIFDLDYASWKIRSTLAVAGFVFYLGVFVVCHQLSSSLNATYRSLAAKEKVFWNLAATRAVFGIQSTAAGLWALLGDPVLYANKGLGQQNWCWFHITTATGFFFFENVAVHLSNLFFHTFDLFLVVHHLFAFLGFLGSAINLRAGHYLAMTTLLLEMSTPFTCVSWMLLKAGWSDSLLWKVNQWLMVHMFHCRMMLTYHMWWVCFCHWDALTSSLYLPHLALFLFGLALLTVIINPYWTHKKTQQLLNPVDWNFAQAEAKGSRQEKTNGQVPRKKRL, encoded by the exons ATGACTCCTGTGAGCAACCATGGCATGGCAGAGAGCATTTTCGACCTGGACTATGCTTCCTGGAAGATTCGGTCGACTCTAGCAGTCGCTGGCTTTGTCTTCTACCTGGGCGTCTTTGTGGTCTGCCACCAACTTTCATCCTCCCTGAATGCCACCTACCGCTCTCTGGCAGCCAAAGAGAAGGTGTTCTGGAACCTGGCAGCTACTCGTGCTGTCTTTGGCATCCAGAGCACAGCCGCAGGCCTGTGGGCCCTGCTGGGGGACCCCGTGCTCTACGCCAACAAAGGTCTCGGGCAGCAGAACTGGTGCTGGTTTCACATCACCACGGCCACCGGATTCTTCTTCTTTGAGAACGTGGCTGTTCACCTGTCCAACCTGTTCTTCCACACATTTGACTTGTTTCTGGTTGTCCACCACCTCTTTGCCTTCCTTGGGTTCCTTGGTTCAGCGATCAACCTCAGAGCCGGCCACTATCTAGCCATGACCACTTTGCTCCTCGAGATGAGCACGCCCTTCACCTGCGTTTCCTGGATGCTCCTGAAG GCTGGCTGGTCGGACTCCCTGCTCTGGAAGGTCAACCAGTGGCTGATGGTTCACATGTTCCACTGCCGAATGATGCTCACCTACCACATGTGGTGGGTGTGCTTCTGCCACTGGGACGCCCTCACCAGCAGCCTGTACCTGCCCCACTTGGCACTGTTCCTTTTCGGGCTGGCCCTGCTCACAGTCATCATCAACCCTTACTGGACACACAAGAAGACCCAGCAGCTTCTCAATCCCGTGGATTGGAACTTTGCACAGGCGGAAGCCAAGGGCAGCAGGCAAGAAAAGACCAATGGCCAGGTGCCTCGGAAAAAGAGACTGTAG